A window of the Cystobacter fuscus genome harbors these coding sequences:
- a CDS encoding copper oxidase: MASQDMPLVGPAPTAGTRVSCARTLTANVVALDQVYTYNRFGAYNPSGMMYALKRDVEAIDASKPIGPGNARLRLDKRPRPLTLRANVGDCLRIQFTNWLAPTRAEIPNPSQSQPTPSQVVQPTAGFGMVRKMLPTWLPTESWDPLASLVTGHAVGGKWFGAAPEVEEPGEGEEPGEVEEPGEGEEPGEGEEPGEGEEPDDIETANKEDSPFTRRASVHVQGLQYLSIKDDGANVGKNASTLVAPGDSTTYTLYADHEGVFFMHSMGATFGGEGDGGSTAQGLFGAVNVEPAGSKWYRSKVSAEVLQAATRKDAQGNRLSNPDGTPLINYEARDANDRPLLNILDTKTNEIWHGDLEAIITDYAHTSVGTFSSKDQGHFREITAIYHDEIKAVQAFDELEWNPTLHGVRDGFGINYGVAGLGAELMANRAKVGPTKDCADCAFEEFFLESWANGDPALNVEKDWQGNAVRALYADDPSNVHHSYLGDPVRIRNIHAGPAETHVFHLHAHQWKYSPGEDNSNYLDSQTIGPGATFTYDINYGGSGNRNLTPGDSIHHCHLYPHFAQGMWALWRVHDVFEAGTQDRRLPDGEISGGTPNPAVIPIPSRAMPPMPTYADSVVTDASGKQVHRPAFPGYPFYVAGKAGHRPPQPPLDLEQDGGLPRHIVTAAVGTSTYGQPGKRFYVDHQALDVKLLPQDGTTLEKKAMSFHGGGFPGASYVPRPYYTSDIVAAYPAYTATGARGFFYVNGRKPVAGAPFADPCPASAPRRDYRASYVQIDMQNINREGWHDRQARLIVLDGDVADTQKGLRPPEPFFFRAESGECINFYPTNLMPKELEADDFQVYTPTDTVGQHIHLVKFDVMSADGAGNGWNYEDGTFSFQEVLHRIEKINTAGGAFAADGTVETTGPRLQLAARMHPRLGVMGAQTSTQRWWADPLADAKGRERPIETVFTHDHFGPSSHQHHGFYGALIVEPKGSKWRNPETGVFYGTRSSDGGPTSWKADVLTADPANSFREFALALADFVPAYDECGQPVNPPNHIEGELPSTVAFQTTPMPEAISVTDPGTMTINYRNEPIPLRIGQRTASCAQRTQRTDERGDMANVFRSDLHGDPYTPLLRGYEGDKVKIRLIQGSQEEQHSFTVHGTKWLREGADPNSGYRNAQAVGISEHFEFNLTNGLPTLGGTYDTADYMYQGAATDDLWNGAWGLMRTYKKKQTGEKTLGHLALQAAELTTMDSSALSFRTQASTWAPAPLLELPTESVLGRMNPETEETLQRSYEVDESGRQVKERKLEYAMTYPEKMRQLDSGLVQAAEAQGKFGQKAAAVDACPRGSAVRLYRVSAIDAAHWLPGGALVYNSKYGLYDPDAILFARDEYLTSLQDGTRQPEPLILRARAGECLQVVLTNRLPAQLSKTPQWAYQPPITPGFNVNQVTPSNHVSLHPQLVNYDVNTDDGANVGLNALQTVPPGGQRTYRWYMGDYRSYSHGSATRRGVYTPVEFGIVNLRNMADVVNHGMHGGIGALIVEPPNAIWTTDVGTDAQARVKYPIGGGHGDDEDDDEDDDEDDDEDAAVRTETFRELVLVFQDDLGLHSSQERFWDTKPRNSGTALCNIGDTDDAEDSGQKAFNYHTEPLWARLGLPPQTDPNDLNDQELGDLLSSSVHGDPATPLFTANAGEPLRIRVAHPSGHARQHAFALHGAEWQGNPWAQGASSLRMGPNATSNIISSQSGMSVMESWNINPLYGAGGISQAPGDYLYRDVTSFEWSGGGLWGVLRVQ, from the coding sequence ATGGCCTCGCAAGACATGCCCCTGGTGGGGCCAGCGCCCACGGCTGGCACGCGGGTGTCGTGTGCGCGCACCCTCACCGCGAACGTGGTGGCGTTGGATCAGGTCTACACCTACAACCGGTTCGGCGCGTACAACCCCTCGGGGATGATGTACGCCCTGAAGCGGGACGTGGAGGCCATCGACGCGTCCAAGCCCATCGGGCCCGGCAACGCACGGCTGCGCTTGGACAAGCGCCCGCGGCCACTGACCCTGCGCGCCAACGTCGGGGACTGTCTGCGCATCCAGTTCACCAACTGGCTCGCGCCCACGCGCGCGGAGATCCCCAATCCCTCACAGTCCCAGCCCACTCCCAGCCAGGTGGTACAGCCCACCGCGGGATTCGGGATGGTGCGCAAGATGCTGCCCACGTGGTTGCCCACGGAGTCGTGGGATCCGCTGGCCTCGCTGGTGACAGGGCATGCGGTGGGCGGGAAGTGGTTCGGCGCCGCGCCGGAGGTGGAGGAGCCCGGTGAGGGCGAGGAACCGGGTGAGGTGGAGGAGCCTGGAGAGGGCGAGGAACCGGGTGAGGGCGAGGAGCCCGGTGAGGGAGAAGAGCCGGACGACATCGAGACCGCCAACAAGGAAGACTCCCCCTTCACCCGCCGGGCCTCGGTGCACGTGCAGGGCCTCCAGTACCTGAGCATCAAGGACGACGGAGCGAACGTGGGCAAGAACGCCAGCACCCTCGTCGCGCCCGGTGACAGCACCACGTACACGCTCTACGCGGACCACGAGGGCGTCTTCTTCATGCACAGCATGGGCGCCACCTTTGGCGGCGAGGGCGACGGCGGCTCCACCGCCCAGGGCCTCTTCGGTGCCGTCAACGTGGAGCCCGCGGGCTCGAAGTGGTACCGCTCCAAGGTGTCCGCCGAGGTGCTCCAGGCGGCCACGCGCAAGGACGCCCAGGGCAACCGCCTGTCCAACCCGGATGGCACCCCGCTCATCAACTACGAGGCGAGGGACGCCAATGACCGGCCCCTCTTGAACATCCTCGACACGAAGACGAACGAGATCTGGCACGGCGACCTGGAGGCCATCATCACCGACTACGCCCACACCAGCGTGGGCACCTTCTCCTCGAAGGACCAGGGGCACTTCCGGGAAATCACCGCCATCTACCACGACGAGATCAAGGCGGTTCAGGCCTTCGACGAGCTGGAGTGGAACCCCACCCTGCACGGCGTGCGCGACGGCTTCGGCATCAACTACGGCGTGGCCGGCCTGGGCGCGGAGCTGATGGCCAACCGGGCGAAGGTGGGCCCCACCAAGGACTGCGCGGACTGCGCCTTCGAGGAGTTCTTCCTCGAGTCCTGGGCCAATGGAGACCCCGCCCTCAACGTGGAGAAGGACTGGCAGGGCAACGCCGTGCGCGCGCTCTACGCGGACGATCCCTCCAACGTGCACCACAGCTACCTGGGCGACCCGGTCCGCATCCGCAACATCCACGCGGGCCCGGCCGAGACGCACGTCTTCCACCTCCATGCCCACCAGTGGAAGTACAGCCCGGGCGAGGACAACTCCAACTACCTGGACTCGCAGACGATCGGACCGGGCGCGACCTTCACCTACGACATCAACTACGGCGGCTCCGGCAACCGCAACCTCACCCCGGGCGACTCCATCCACCACTGCCACCTCTATCCGCACTTCGCCCAGGGCATGTGGGCGCTCTGGCGCGTGCATGACGTCTTCGAGGCCGGCACGCAGGACCGCCGCCTGCCGGACGGGGAGATCTCCGGTGGCACGCCCAACCCCGCCGTCATCCCCATTCCCTCACGGGCCATGCCGCCCATGCCCACCTACGCGGACTCGGTCGTCACCGACGCGAGCGGCAAGCAGGTGCACCGGCCCGCCTTCCCGGGCTACCCCTTCTACGTCGCGGGCAAGGCCGGCCACCGCCCGCCCCAGCCCCCGTTGGATCTGGAGCAGGACGGCGGACTGCCGCGCCACATCGTCACCGCCGCCGTCGGGACCTCCACCTATGGCCAGCCCGGCAAGCGCTTCTACGTGGACCACCAGGCGCTGGACGTGAAGCTGCTGCCCCAGGACGGCACCACCCTGGAGAAGAAGGCCATGTCCTTCCACGGCGGTGGGTTCCCCGGCGCCAGCTACGTGCCGAGGCCCTACTACACGAGCGACATCGTCGCGGCCTATCCGGCCTACACGGCGACCGGCGCCCGGGGCTTCTTCTACGTCAACGGCCGCAAGCCCGTGGCGGGCGCGCCCTTCGCGGACCCCTGCCCCGCCTCCGCGCCGCGCCGCGACTACCGCGCCAGCTACGTGCAGATCGACATGCAGAACATCAACCGGGAGGGCTGGCACGATCGGCAGGCGCGCCTCATCGTGCTCGATGGCGACGTGGCGGACACCCAGAAGGGGCTGCGGCCTCCGGAGCCCTTCTTCTTCCGGGCCGAGTCCGGGGAGTGCATCAACTTCTACCCCACCAACCTCATGCCCAAGGAGCTCGAGGCGGACGACTTCCAGGTCTACACCCCCACGGACACCGTCGGGCAGCACATCCACCTGGTGAAGTTCGACGTGATGTCCGCGGACGGCGCGGGCAACGGGTGGAACTACGAGGACGGGACGTTCTCCTTCCAGGAGGTGCTGCATCGCATCGAGAAGATCAACACCGCGGGCGGTGCCTTCGCGGCGGATGGCACGGTGGAGACCACGGGGCCGCGGCTCCAACTGGCGGCCCGGATGCACCCGCGCCTGGGAGTGATGGGCGCGCAGACCAGCACCCAGCGCTGGTGGGCGGATCCGCTCGCCGACGCCAAGGGCCGGGAGCGGCCCATCGAGACGGTCTTCACGCACGACCACTTCGGGCCCTCCAGCCATCAGCACCACGGCTTCTACGGCGCCCTCATCGTGGAGCCCAAGGGCTCGAAGTGGAGGAACCCGGAGACGGGCGTCTTCTACGGCACGCGCTCGAGCGATGGCGGCCCCACGAGCTGGAAGGCGGACGTGCTCACGGCGGATCCCGCCAACAGCTTCCGCGAGTTCGCGCTCGCCCTGGCCGACTTCGTCCCGGCCTATGACGAGTGTGGCCAGCCGGTGAACCCGCCCAACCACATCGAGGGGGAGCTCCCGTCGACGGTGGCCTTCCAGACGACCCCCATGCCCGAGGCCATCAGCGTCACGGACCCCGGCACCATGACCATCAACTACCGCAACGAGCCCATCCCCCTGCGCATCGGCCAGCGGACCGCGAGCTGCGCCCAGCGCACGCAGCGCACGGACGAGCGGGGAGACATGGCCAACGTCTTCCGCTCGGACCTGCATGGCGACCCGTACACCCCGCTGCTGCGCGGCTACGAGGGCGACAAGGTGAAGATCCGCCTCATCCAGGGCTCCCAGGAGGAACAGCACTCCTTCACCGTCCACGGCACCAAGTGGCTGCGTGAGGGCGCGGACCCGAACAGTGGCTACCGCAACGCGCAGGCCGTGGGCATCTCCGAGCACTTCGAGTTCAACCTGACCAACGGCCTGCCCACCCTAGGCGGCACCTACGACACCGCCGACTACATGTACCAGGGCGCCGCCACCGACGACCTGTGGAACGGCGCGTGGGGCCTGATGCGCACGTACAAGAAGAAGCAGACGGGCGAGAAGACCCTGGGCCACCTGGCGCTCCAGGCCGCGGAGCTCACCACGATGGATTCCTCCGCCCTGTCCTTCAGGACGCAGGCAAGCACCTGGGCACCAGCGCCGCTGCTGGAGCTGCCCACGGAGTCGGTGCTCGGCAGGATGAATCCGGAGACCGAGGAGACGCTCCAGCGCTCCTACGAGGTGGACGAGTCGGGCCGGCAGGTCAAGGAGCGCAAGCTGGAGTACGCCATGACGTACCCCGAGAAGATGCGTCAGCTCGACTCCGGTCTCGTGCAGGCGGCGGAAGCACAGGGGAAGTTCGGCCAGAAGGCCGCCGCCGTGGACGCGTGCCCCCGGGGCAGCGCGGTGCGCCTCTACCGGGTGTCCGCGATCGACGCGGCCCACTGGTTGCCGGGAGGCGCGCTCGTCTACAACAGCAAGTACGGCCTCTATGACCCCGACGCCATCCTGTTCGCCCGGGACGAGTACCTGACGAGCCTCCAGGATGGGACACGCCAGCCCGAGCCGCTCATCCTGCGCGCCCGAGCCGGCGAGTGCCTCCAGGTGGTGCTCACCAACCGGCTCCCCGCCCAGCTCAGCAAGACGCCGCAGTGGGCCTACCAGCCGCCCATCACCCCGGGCTTCAACGTCAACCAGGTGACGCCCTCCAATCACGTCTCGCTGCATCCGCAGCTCGTCAACTACGACGTGAACACGGACGACGGCGCCAACGTGGGCCTCAATGCCCTCCAGACGGTGCCCCCCGGCGGCCAGCGCACCTACCGCTGGTACATGGGCGACTACCGCAGCTACAGCCACGGGTCGGCCACGCGGCGCGGCGTCTACACGCCCGTGGAGTTCGGCATCGTCAACCTGCGCAACATGGCGGATGTGGTGAACCACGGCATGCACGGCGGCATCGGCGCGCTCATCGTCGAGCCGCCCAACGCCATCTGGACCACGGACGTGGGCACCGACGCCCAGGCCCGCGTGAAGTACCCGATTGGCGGAGGCCACGGCGACGATGAGGACGACGATGAGGACGACGATGAGGACGACGATGAGGACGCGGCCGTCCGGACGGAGACGTTCCGCGAGCTCGTGCTCGTCTTCCAGGATGACCTGGGCCTGCACTCGAGCCAGGAGCGGTTCTGGGACACGAAGCCACGCAACAGCGGCACCGCCCTGTGCAACATCGGGGACACCGACGACGCCGAGGACTCCGGTCAGAAGGCCTTCAACTACCACACCGAGCCGCTGTGGGCCCGGTTGGGCCTGCCGCCCCAGACGGATCCCAATGACCTCAACGATCAGGAGTTGGGCGACCTCCTCAGCTCCTCGGTCCACGGAGATCCGGCCACGCCCCTGTTCACCGCGAACGCGGGCGAGCCGCTGCGCATCCGCGTGGCGCATCCCTCGGGACACGCGCGCCAGCACGCCTTCGCGCTCCACGGCGCCGAGTGGCAGGGCAACCCCTGGGCCCAGGGAGCCTCGTCCCTGCGCATGGGCCCCAATGCCACCTCGAACATCATCTCCAGCCAGAGCGGCATGTCCGTCATGGAGTCCTGGAACATCAACCCCCTGTATGGCGCGGGCGGCATCTCCCAGGCCCCGGGTGATTACCTCTACCGCGACGTGACCAGCTTCGAGTGGAGCGGTGGCGGACTCTGGGGCGTGCTCCGCGTGCAGTAG
- a CDS encoding MaoC family dehydratase, translating to MRYFEDFQVGQIHELGTYEVTREEILTFARQYDPQPFHLDEEAGQRSIYGSIIASGWQTAAICHRLLVRAVLEDSASMGSPGLDELRWLRPVRPGDTLSARIEVLEVTPSRSKPDRGSVKTRMEVRNQQGEVVMTELASVLFRRQPATT from the coding sequence ATGCGCTACTTCGAGGACTTCCAGGTCGGTCAGATACACGAACTCGGTACGTACGAGGTGACGCGCGAGGAGATCCTCACGTTCGCCCGTCAGTACGACCCGCAACCCTTCCACCTGGACGAGGAGGCGGGCCAACGCTCCATCTACGGGAGCATCATCGCGAGCGGTTGGCAGACCGCGGCCATCTGCCACCGGTTGCTGGTGCGCGCCGTGTTGGAGGACTCCGCCAGCATGGGCTCGCCGGGCCTGGACGAGCTGCGCTGGCTGCGGCCGGTGCGGCCCGGGGACACGCTCTCCGCGCGCATCGAGGTGCTCGAGGTCACGCCCTCGCGCAGCAAGCCGGATCGCGGCAGCGTCAAGACGCGCATGGAGGTGCGCAACCAGCAGGGCGAGGTGGTAATGACGGAGCTCGCCAGCGTGCTCTTCCGCCGCCAACCCGCGACGACGTGA
- a CDS encoding aldo/keto reductase, with product MIDYTRLGKTGAEVSRVCLGAMTMGTLMDRDESFRTLDFFAEQNGNFIDTANCYSWWVGKGENVGDESEVMLGEWMQARRNRERVFLATKCGARIPDSRAIRDADGTPRWAEVPSNYEGASRRVILGAVRDSLRRLRTDYIDLYYVHVDDRKTPLEETLGTMNELVASGVVRHLGYSNVRTWRLERIRAICERNGWAQPVAVQQEYSFLRPAAGANLGIAVHADDEFFDYLAEDPSMTLLAYSPLLKGIYASREKRLAYYNWPLYDTPDSAARLERLEVVGKRLGIDGNTLVLAWMLHRKPAIIPVVGGSRFNHFRENLAALDVRLDRETIDYLEGGSAGA from the coding sequence ATGATTGATTACACGAGACTGGGCAAGACGGGGGCGGAGGTGAGCCGGGTGTGTCTCGGGGCCATGACGATGGGAACCCTCATGGACAGGGACGAATCATTCCGCACGCTGGACTTCTTCGCCGAGCAGAACGGAAACTTCATCGATACGGCGAACTGCTATTCCTGGTGGGTGGGGAAGGGAGAGAACGTCGGGGATGAGAGCGAGGTCATGCTCGGGGAGTGGATGCAGGCGCGGAGGAACCGGGAGCGGGTATTCCTCGCGACCAAGTGCGGCGCCCGCATTCCCGACTCGCGGGCCATCCGCGACGCGGATGGAACCCCGCGCTGGGCCGAGGTCCCATCGAACTACGAGGGCGCCTCGCGCCGGGTCATCCTCGGGGCGGTCCGCGACAGTCTCCGCCGGCTGCGCACCGATTATATCGACCTCTATTATGTCCATGTCGATGACCGCAAGACGCCACTCGAGGAAACCCTCGGCACGATGAATGAGCTCGTTGCCTCCGGCGTGGTTCGCCATCTTGGATACAGCAACGTCCGTACCTGGCGGCTCGAGCGGATACGCGCGATCTGCGAGCGCAACGGCTGGGCGCAACCGGTCGCGGTCCAGCAGGAGTATAGTTTCCTGCGGCCCGCCGCCGGCGCCAATCTGGGCATCGCGGTTCATGCGGATGACGAGTTCTTCGACTACCTCGCGGAGGACCCCTCGATGACCCTGCTCGCGTACTCACCCTTGTTGAAGGGTATCTACGCGAGCAGGGAAAAGCGGCTCGCGTACTACAACTGGCCCCTCTACGACACGCCGGATTCAGCCGCGCGCCTCGAACGGCTCGAGGTGGTTGGAAAGCGGTTGGGCATCGACGGCAATACCCTGGTGCTTGCTTGGATGCTGCACCGGAAGCCGGCGATCATTCCGGTCGTGGGTGGCAGCCGGTTCAACCATTTCCGGGAGAATCTCGCCGCGCTTGACGTTCGGCTCGATCGGGAAACGATTGATTACCTGGAGGGTGGAAGCGCGGGGGCATGA
- a CDS encoding DUF4082 domain-containing protein — translation MRRFHHSASRLCLFLSLGIIMGCTQGTPAVHESRSTASGLASEISIFGTSVSPSSLEDSDTASVELGVKFRSSVPGAVTGIRFYKGSAANAGTHVGSLWNRAGQRLASATFTNETATGWQTVRFASPVSITANTTYVASYLAPRGRYSATVGYFAGQDATNGPLTALASGVDGQNGVYVYGSGGFPTQSYQNTHYFVDVLFLPTPDTSAPSAPGSLVATASAPGSIQLTWDAATDDVGVTAYLIFRDGDEVASVSGTTRGYRDLGLAASTLYHYTVKARDFAGNVGAASNTASATTSDQQPPDGLNLPRVPWEGGPAFYARFPAMAGTPWLSEDFFPIGYWGAYTDEERRIATDKAHGINTFLETYAGNGSSAGWMRQHGIWNLAGSGLGGEAVGTTFYDETDMWAGPGWDPWTGNVATYDVCIPDDPRRCGFTIYNALYQELNNPNAFIYANVGKGALMWWSDEQREIGINGADGPDPRANWRFGMVTGDIYFYTDGNIGGEAPNWFGIPANEVRRAANYGEILMTNLRSASGAGNNGEPRIPLGVIVELGGQAQGSVITADQVEGAVWSTLIHEARMLGYFSHVFSDSTANPFSTDVLNDSRAEYQATRERVKKINAEVTALARILNTQSYVWQFNPSLSTMLKYRDGAAYVFAMQKRQFTSGTYTFTLPAELPASGTLEVLGENRSISYSGGRFTDSFSAEYSHHSYRIPD, via the coding sequence ATGCGTCGGTTTCACCATTCCGCGTCGCGTTTGTGTCTGTTCCTGTCGCTAGGCATCATCATGGGCTGCACCCAGGGCACGCCCGCTGTCCATGAATCCAGGTCCACCGCGAGTGGCCTCGCGAGCGAAATCAGTATTTTCGGCACGAGCGTGTCGCCCTCCTCGCTCGAGGATTCGGACACGGCTTCCGTCGAGCTGGGCGTGAAGTTCCGCTCCAGCGTCCCCGGCGCCGTCACCGGCATCCGCTTCTACAAGGGCAGTGCGGCCAACGCGGGCACGCATGTCGGGAGCCTCTGGAACCGCGCCGGGCAGCGGCTCGCCTCCGCGACGTTCACCAACGAGACCGCGACCGGGTGGCAGACGGTGCGCTTCGCCTCGCCCGTGAGCATCACGGCCAATACCACCTATGTCGCCTCCTACCTCGCACCGCGCGGCCGTTACTCCGCGACGGTCGGCTACTTCGCCGGGCAGGACGCGACGAATGGCCCCCTCACCGCGCTGGCGTCCGGGGTGGATGGCCAGAACGGCGTCTATGTCTATGGAAGCGGCGGCTTCCCCACGCAGAGCTATCAGAACACCCATTACTTCGTGGACGTGCTCTTCCTCCCCACCCCCGACACGAGCGCTCCCTCCGCTCCGGGTTCGCTCGTCGCCACCGCCTCCGCTCCGGGGAGCATCCAGCTCACCTGGGACGCGGCCACGGACGATGTCGGGGTGACGGCCTATCTCATCTTCCGTGATGGCGATGAGGTCGCCTCGGTGTCTGGGACGACGCGCGGCTACAGGGACCTGGGCCTCGCGGCTTCCACGCTCTACCACTACACGGTGAAGGCCCGGGACTTCGCTGGCAATGTCGGCGCTGCCTCCAACACGGCCTCGGCCACCACGTCCGACCAACAGCCACCTGACGGGTTGAACCTGCCCCGTGTTCCCTGGGAGGGCGGGCCTGCCTTCTACGCACGCTTCCCGGCCATGGCGGGCACGCCCTGGCTGTCAGAGGACTTCTTCCCCATCGGCTACTGGGGAGCGTACACGGACGAAGAGCGGCGCATCGCCACCGACAAGGCGCACGGCATCAATACCTTCCTGGAGACCTATGCCGGCAACGGCTCGTCCGCGGGATGGATGCGCCAGCATGGCATCTGGAACCTCGCCGGCTCGGGTCTGGGCGGTGAGGCGGTGGGAACGACCTTCTACGATGAGACGGATATGTGGGCTGGACCCGGATGGGATCCGTGGACCGGCAATGTGGCCACCTATGACGTGTGCATCCCGGACGACCCGCGCCGCTGTGGCTTCACCATCTACAACGCGCTGTATCAGGAGCTGAACAACCCGAATGCCTTCATCTACGCGAACGTGGGCAAGGGCGCGCTGATGTGGTGGTCGGACGAGCAGCGGGAGATTGGCATCAACGGAGCGGATGGCCCGGATCCGAGGGCGAACTGGCGGTTCGGCATGGTCACCGGCGACATCTACTTCTACACGGATGGCAACATTGGCGGTGAGGCGCCCAACTGGTTCGGCATTCCCGCGAACGAGGTGCGCCGGGCCGCCAACTACGGTGAAATCCTGATGACGAACCTGCGGAGCGCGTCGGGCGCCGGCAACAATGGCGAGCCGCGCATCCCGCTGGGCGTCATCGTGGAGCTTGGCGGACAGGCCCAGGGCAGTGTCATCACCGCCGACCAGGTGGAGGGGGCGGTGTGGTCGACGCTCATCCACGAGGCGCGCATGCTCGGGTACTTCTCGCACGTCTTCTCCGACTCCACCGCGAACCCATTCTCCACCGATGTCCTCAACGACTCGCGGGCGGAGTACCAGGCGACGCGCGAGCGCGTGAAGAAGATCAACGCCGAGGTGACCGCGCTGGCCCGGATTCTCAACACCCAGTCCTATGTGTGGCAGTTCAACCCGAGCCTGAGCACGATGCTCAAGTACCGCGATGGCGCGGCCTACGTCTTCGCCATGCAGAAGCGGCAGTTCACCAGCGGGACCTACACCTTCACCCTCCCGGCGGAGCTCCCCGCGAGCGGGACCCTCGAAGTGCTGGGCGAGAACCGCTCCATCTCCTACTCCGGCGGCAGGTTCACCGACTCCTTCTCGGCGGAGTACTCGCACCACTCGTACCGCATCCCGGACTGA
- a CDS encoding FAD-binding protein: MMSEKTRTSLVRDLQRLLEGEVTEEPEVLERYSQDFGRTVRRMPAALARPRDAEEVARIVRYAHARDLPVASRAMGHSMRGQSLCEGGIVIDMRALRGLEEISPDARTFVSQPGVLWREVVAASTAHGLTPPVLTSYPHASVGGTLSACGWGTASVRYGAQLDHCVELEVVIGTGEHLRCNREQEPELFDHVRGGMGQFGLMTKIRYQLRRYHSTVRTYVLEYDDLGAWLEDSRTLVVRDEADHLDCALQQKPDGQGVRWTGVITASLEREAPEDRDGQRLLAGLRFARHISTQDVPTAAFVSQASNPEKPPLPGEAYPWMVTFMPWSRVQPFLELCIRRIPPAALGSANGPMRLWPAFRRVTQVPMLQMPREEIMAMLSICPATTQEGLPIMMSVMSKLSDVGMEVGARRHLGTWVHFDRARWRMHFGEAWPTINRLKRTYDPKGILNPGFIDFEPESALAS; encoded by the coding sequence ATGATGTCGGAGAAGACGCGCACCAGCCTGGTCAGGGATCTTCAGCGCCTGCTCGAAGGAGAAGTCACGGAGGAGCCGGAGGTCCTGGAGCGCTACTCCCAGGACTTTGGCCGCACCGTGCGCCGGATGCCAGCGGCCCTCGCGCGGCCCCGTGACGCCGAGGAGGTCGCGCGCATCGTGCGCTACGCCCACGCGCGGGACCTTCCCGTGGCCTCGCGCGCCATGGGTCACTCGATGCGGGGCCAGTCCCTGTGCGAGGGGGGCATCGTGATCGACATGAGGGCGCTGCGCGGGCTCGAGGAGATCTCCCCGGACGCGCGGACCTTCGTGTCCCAGCCAGGAGTGCTCTGGCGGGAGGTGGTCGCCGCCTCGACGGCCCACGGACTCACCCCGCCGGTGCTCACGAGCTACCCGCACGCGTCCGTGGGAGGGACGCTCTCCGCCTGCGGCTGGGGTACGGCGTCCGTGCGGTACGGAGCGCAGCTCGACCATTGCGTGGAGTTGGAGGTCGTCATCGGCACGGGCGAGCACCTGCGCTGCAACCGCGAGCAGGAGCCGGAGCTGTTCGACCACGTGCGTGGCGGCATGGGGCAGTTCGGCCTCATGACGAAGATCCGCTACCAACTGCGCCGCTACCACTCCACCGTGAGGACCTACGTTCTCGAGTACGACGACCTCGGGGCCTGGCTGGAGGACAGCCGCACCCTGGTGGTGAGGGACGAGGCCGACCACCTCGACTGCGCCCTCCAGCAGAAGCCCGACGGACAGGGCGTCCGGTGGACGGGTGTCATCACCGCTTCGCTGGAGAGGGAGGCCCCGGAGGACCGCGACGGCCAGCGGCTGCTCGCCGGACTGCGCTTCGCTCGCCACATCTCCACGCAGGACGTGCCCACCGCGGCCTTCGTCTCGCAGGCGAGCAACCCCGAGAAGCCCCCGCTCCCGGGCGAGGCCTATCCCTGGATGGTGACGTTCATGCCCTGGTCCCGCGTCCAGCCCTTCCTGGAGCTGTGCATCCGGCGCATCCCCCCGGCGGCGCTCGGAAGCGCCAACGGACCCATGCGCCTGTGGCCCGCGTTCCGGCGTGTCACCCAGGTGCCGATGCTCCAGATGCCCCGGGAAGAAATCATGGCGATGCTCAGCATCTGCCCGGCGACCACGCAAGAAGGACTCCCCATCATGATGTCCGTGATGAGCAAGCTGAGCGACGTGGGAATGGAGGTCGGCGCCCGACGTCATCTGGGCACCTGGGTCCACTTCGATCGGGCGCGCTGGCGCATGCACTTCGGCGAGGCGTGGCCCACCATCAACCGCCTCAAGCGCACCTACGATCCGAAGGGCATCCTCAACCCCGGCTTCATCGACTTCGAGCCGGAGTCCGCGCTCGCGTCGTGA